The following are encoded in a window of Solidesulfovibrio magneticus RS-1 genomic DNA:
- a CDS encoding chloride channel protein translates to MDAPQAPASSRPTFFRRPRALWRLLARRYTHIALMRWLVLGVVAGLGSGTLAIAFHAGLEGLSHLLQVHLAGLTLPHPSGEKLLSGLPGPYRPWLIPVFTTAVGLVTGLLVTRFIPKSLEGVTDGTDAMIKAFHTQGGVIRPAVPALKSGTAILTIAAGGAAGQEGPISQLGAGFGSLLAQKLGLTARQRRILLLAGAAGGLGAIFRAPLGGAITAVEVLYCEDFEAEALLPAVVSSVVAYTLFAFVFGGRAILATPNYNFTNAFELPFYLALAVAASLAARLFIRVFFAVKFKVFGPIAKRFGPTIAMMAGGMGMGLLGWRFPELCGGGYGWLELAAGGKLDMLFLLGLFGGKFLATALTIGSGLSGGMFAPALFLGGTVGGVVGQAGHMWRPDIVTQPGGYVLVGMATFFAGVAHAPIGPLIMVCEISLGYGLLAPLMLCSAVALVLCDDIHLYENQVDNKFASPAHAADATTNILETLPVSSVFTPGRTVVLEECVTLRAITDVIAATRNFVFPVQNERGVLTGLLDVHDARGVLFEPSLRDLVVARDLMRSPTVVHPDTSLYDALMLFVETDLGQLPVVAPDKPDTVLGLLDRRHVFTAYSSTLAAIKAEA, encoded by the coding sequence ATGGACGCGCCCCAGGCCCCAGCCTCCAGCCGCCCGACCTTTTTCCGCCGCCCCCGCGCCCTGTGGCGACTTTTAGCCCGGCGCTACACCCACATCGCGCTCATGCGCTGGCTGGTCCTGGGCGTGGTCGCCGGCCTGGGTTCCGGAACCCTGGCCATCGCCTTCCACGCCGGCCTCGAAGGCCTGTCCCATCTGCTCCAGGTGCATCTGGCCGGGCTCACCCTGCCCCATCCCTCGGGCGAGAAACTCCTCAGCGGCCTACCCGGCCCCTACCGGCCCTGGCTCATCCCGGTCTTCACCACGGCCGTGGGCCTGGTGACGGGACTGCTTGTCACCCGCTTTATCCCCAAGTCCCTGGAAGGCGTCACCGACGGCACCGACGCCATGATCAAGGCCTTCCATACCCAGGGCGGCGTTATCCGGCCGGCCGTGCCGGCGCTCAAAAGCGGCACCGCCATCCTGACCATCGCCGCCGGCGGCGCGGCCGGCCAGGAAGGCCCCATCTCCCAGCTCGGAGCCGGCTTCGGCTCGCTTTTGGCCCAAAAGCTCGGCCTGACCGCCCGCCAACGCCGCATCCTGCTCCTGGCCGGCGCGGCCGGGGGCCTGGGGGCCATCTTCCGCGCGCCGCTGGGCGGGGCCATCACCGCCGTGGAAGTGCTCTACTGCGAGGATTTCGAGGCCGAGGCCCTGCTGCCGGCCGTGGTCTCGTCCGTGGTGGCCTACACCCTTTTTGCCTTCGTCTTCGGCGGCCGGGCCATTCTCGCCACCCCGAACTACAATTTCACCAACGCTTTCGAGCTGCCCTTCTACCTGGCCCTGGCCGTGGCCGCGTCCCTGGCGGCCAGGCTTTTTATCCGGGTCTTTTTCGCCGTCAAGTTCAAGGTCTTCGGCCCCATCGCCAAGCGCTTCGGCCCGACTATCGCCATGATGGCCGGGGGCATGGGCATGGGGCTTTTGGGCTGGCGGTTCCCGGAACTGTGCGGCGGCGGCTACGGCTGGCTGGAGCTGGCCGCCGGCGGCAAGCTCGACATGCTCTTTTTGCTCGGGCTTTTTGGCGGCAAGTTCCTCGCCACGGCCCTGACCATCGGCTCGGGCTTAAGCGGCGGCATGTTCGCGCCGGCGCTGTTTCTGGGCGGAACCGTCGGCGGCGTGGTCGGCCAGGCCGGGCACATGTGGCGGCCCGACATCGTGACCCAGCCCGGCGGCTACGTCCTGGTCGGCATGGCCACCTTTTTCGCCGGCGTGGCCCACGCCCCCATCGGCCCGCTGATCATGGTCTGCGAGATCTCCCTGGGCTATGGCTTGCTCGCCCCGCTTATGCTCTGCTCGGCCGTGGCCTTGGTCCTGTGCGACGACATCCATCTCTACGAAAATCAGGTGGACAACAAATTCGCCTCCCCGGCCCACGCCGCCGACGCCACCACCAACATCCTCGAAACCCTGCCCGTGTCCTCGGTCTTCACCCCGGGCCGAACCGTCGTTTTGGAGGAATGCGTGACGCTTCGGGCCATCACCGACGTCATCGCCGCCACCCGGAACTTCGTTTTTCCAGTGCAAAACGAGCGCGGCGTCCTCACTGGCCTGCTTGACGTCCACGACGCCCGCGGCGTGCTGTTCGAGCCGAGCCTGCGCGATCTTGTCGTGGCCCGCGACCTCATGCGCTCCCCCACCGTGGTCCATCCCGACACATCGCTCTACGACGCCCTCATGCTCTTTGTGGAGACCGACCTCGGCCAACTGCCCGTAGTCGCGCCGGACAAGCCCGACACGGTGTTGGGGCTGCTGGATCGCCGCCACGTCTTTACCGCCTATTCGAGCACTCTGGCCGCCATCAAGGCCGAAGCCTGA
- a CDS encoding bifunctional riboflavin kinase/FAD synthetase, translated as MIVVNRVEDIHEALHGVCLTIGNFDGVHMGHAKLLQRTRERAVAAGLVSVALTFDPHPRRVLMGNAAPPAITLLEHKLECIGQSGVQVCVVLPFTRELAAREPEDFVGQVLVGGLCLKHLVIGYDYAFGKGRRGNFEMLSTMGQKYGFGVERLDPVIINGAVVSSTRIRDMVQAGNVWDARPLLGRFHQVRGLVVHGQKRGRKLGFPTANVGVRDELVPLSGVYAVWVEVDGILRPGVANIGKNPTFGDFDLSVEAHILDFKGKIYDQPIRVHFVQRIRSEKKFSGPEELITRIREDIGLARMILAAPDARP; from the coding sequence ATGATTGTCGTCAACCGCGTCGAGGACATCCACGAAGCCCTGCACGGCGTTTGCCTCACCATAGGCAATTTCGACGGCGTGCACATGGGCCACGCCAAGCTGTTGCAGCGCACCCGCGAACGGGCCGTCGCCGCCGGCCTCGTCAGCGTCGCGCTCACCTTCGACCCCCACCCGCGCCGGGTGCTCATGGGCAACGCCGCCCCGCCGGCCATCACCCTGCTGGAGCACAAGCTCGAATGCATCGGGCAAAGCGGCGTCCAGGTCTGCGTCGTGCTGCCCTTCACCCGCGAACTGGCCGCCCGCGAACCGGAAGATTTCGTCGGCCAAGTGCTGGTCGGCGGCCTGTGCCTCAAACACCTCGTCATCGGCTACGACTACGCCTTCGGCAAGGGCCGACGCGGCAACTTCGAGATGCTCTCGACCATGGGCCAGAAATACGGCTTCGGCGTCGAACGCCTGGACCCGGTCATCATAAACGGCGCCGTGGTCTCCTCCACCCGCATCCGCGACATGGTCCAGGCCGGCAACGTCTGGGACGCCCGGCCGCTGCTGGGCCGCTTCCATCAGGTACGGGGACTGGTCGTCCACGGCCAGAAGCGCGGCCGCAAGCTGGGCTTTCCCACGGCCAACGTGGGCGTGCGCGACGAACTCGTGCCGCTGTCGGGCGTCTACGCCGTCTGGGTCGAGGTGGACGGCATCCTCCGCCCAGGTGTGGCCAACATCGGCAAGAACCCCACCTTCGGCGACTTCGACCTGTCCGTGGAAGCCCATATCCTCGATTTCAAGGGCAAGATCTACGACCAGCCCATCCGGGTGCATTTCGTCCAGCGCATCCGCTCCGAAAAGAAATTTTCCGGCCCCGAGGAGCTCATCACGCGCATCCGCGAGGACATCGGCCTGGCCCGCATGATCCTGGCCGCGCCCGACGCCCGGCCCTGA